A single region of the Penaeus vannamei isolate JL-2024 chromosome 23, ASM4276789v1, whole genome shotgun sequence genome encodes:
- the LOC113811544 gene encoding low-density lipoprotein receptor — protein sequence MLGKLLCVLALAAAVAATCRPGAYECAPQCVPQRWVCDGIDHCWGDGDDELHCDTCAEGYFHCAENKCIAEHQVCNRYDDCEGGEDEINCPVNPPPCPDGSFQCPDGGPCILEQFVCDGYMDCYGSEDEIGCATCNGGFHCDDDTCVFEIYMCDEREDCPNGEEEAAEECECRDTDFICDNGHCLPDYMVCDGKPHCHGGEDEANCGDAKQTRPALRPRRVLDPRRTRAQNALLAKLAKYRRN from the exons ATGTTGGGCAAGTTGCTGTGTGTGCTGGcgctggcggcggcggtggcgg ccacgTGCCGTCCTGGAGCCTACGAGTGCGCCCCCCAGTGTGTGCCGCAGCGGTGGGTGTGTGACGGCATCGACCACTGCTGGGGTGACGGAGATGATGAACTGCACTGCG ACACGTGCGCCGAGGGCTACTTCCACTGCGCCGAGAACAAATGCATCGCGGAGCATCAGGTGTGCAACCGATACGACGACTGTGAGGGCGGCGAGGACGAGATCAACTGCC CCGTGAACCCCCCGCCATGTCCCGACGGCAGCTTCCAGTGCCCTGACGGAGGCCCCTGCATCCTGGAACAGTTCGTGTGCGACGGATACATGGATTGCTATGGATCCGAGGACGAAATCGGATGCG CCACTTGCAACGGCGGCTTCCACTGCGACGACGACACCTGCGTCTTCGAGATCTACATGTGCGACGAGAGGGAGGACTGTCCCAACggcgaggaggaggcggcagaggAATGCG AATGCAGGGACACGGACTTCATCTGCGACAACGGCCACTGTCTCCCGGACTACATGGTGTGTGACGGGAAGCCCCATTGCCACGGCGGAGAAGACGAAGCGAACTGCG GAGACGCCAAGCAGACCCGCCCCGCCCTTCGCCCCCGCCGCGTCCTCGACCCGCGAAGGACCCGAGCACAGAACGCCCTCCTCGCCAAGCTGGCCAAGTATCGCAGGAACTAA